One Persicobacter psychrovividus DNA window includes the following coding sequences:
- a CDS encoding YjjG family noncanonical pyrimidine nucleotidase, producing MKKYKYVLFDLDHTLWDFEKNSTLVLEQLFTTHKLHQLGNDLSFERFIEEYTKVNHQLWQLYNKDEISKEELRDSRFEKVLTNLGVEPDRIPQGLGLQYLEKSPHMPHVFPNTYETLDYLKGRYPMAIVTNGFEEVQHIKMASSKLTDYFKYVVTSELAGYKKPHKGIFNHTLELLGATAEECIMIGDSFESDIEGAKKAKIDHVYFNPNKIKHRKKIQHEIHNLIELKELL from the coding sequence GTGAAAAAATACAAATACGTCCTTTTTGACCTTGATCATACCCTCTGGGATTTTGAGAAGAATTCCACCCTCGTTCTCGAGCAACTTTTTACAACTCACAAGCTTCATCAACTGGGGAATGACCTCAGTTTTGAACGCTTCATTGAAGAGTACACTAAAGTGAATCATCAGCTTTGGCAACTTTACAACAAAGATGAAATCTCCAAGGAAGAACTGCGCGACAGCCGCTTTGAAAAAGTACTGACCAACCTTGGTGTTGAGCCCGACCGCATACCGCAGGGCCTCGGACTTCAGTATTTGGAAAAAAGTCCCCACATGCCGCATGTATTCCCCAATACTTATGAAACCCTCGACTACCTGAAGGGCCGCTACCCGATGGCCATTGTTACCAATGGTTTTGAGGAAGTTCAGCATATCAAAATGGCCTCCAGCAAGCTCACAGATTATTTCAAGTATGTGGTTACCTCTGAACTTGCCGGATATAAAAAACCGCACAAAGGCATTTTTAACCATACCCTCGAATTGCTTGGCGCCACCGCCGAAGAATGTATTATGATTGGCGACAGCTTTGAGTCAGACATTGAAGGTGCAAAGAAAGCCAAGATCGACCATGTGTATTTTAATCCAAATAAAATAAAACACCGCAAAAAAATTCAGCATGAGATTCACAATCTCATTGAACTGAAAGAATTGCTGTAA
- a CDS encoding AMP-binding protein, with amino-acid sequence MIDENTCQPWLAQYEEGVPTQISGDMYASLVEMLSVAMDKYSDLVAFESMGAKISYQDLDRLSDQFAAYLQSLGLKKGDRIALQMPNILQYPICLIGAMRAGLIIVNTNPLYTAREMEHQFNDANISALVILENFAETLEKVIDDVPSLKHVIVASMGDMLGVLKGTIVNFVVRKVKKMVPAYHLPKAVTFKQAMKAGQQATFTPVQIKPEDIAFLQYTGGTTGLSKGAKLLHKNMLANAEQHVHWMRNLLEERTEVVVTALPLYHIFALTVNFMTFFQYGCKNVLIANPRDMKAFLGEWKKHDVTIFTAVNTLFNGMMSHPMFDQLKFDKLKLSIGGGMAVQEHVATKWEAKTGVVLREGYGLTECSPVVSCQPFHDNIRQGSIGIPYPSTDLKILGEQNEEMPLGERGELCVKGPQVMAGYWNNDSETAEVMYGDYLRTGDIAYIAEDGFVYLVDRKKEMINVSGFNVFPNEIEAVISSHPKVLEVGVCAVADEKSTEVPKAFIVKKDDSLTEEEIRSYCREHLTAYKRPRHFAFREELPKSSVGKIMRRLLK; translated from the coding sequence ATGATTGATGAAAATACTTGTCAGCCGTGGCTGGCGCAATATGAAGAGGGAGTCCCGACACAAATTTCGGGTGATATGTATGCTTCCTTGGTGGAGATGTTGTCTGTTGCAATGGACAAATATTCCGACTTGGTGGCCTTTGAAAGTATGGGGGCCAAGATCAGCTATCAGGATCTTGACCGGTTGTCAGATCAGTTTGCGGCTTATTTACAGTCTCTTGGATTGAAAAAAGGAGACCGTATCGCTTTGCAAATGCCCAACATTCTGCAATATCCCATCTGTTTGATTGGCGCCATGAGAGCTGGGCTGATCATCGTAAATACCAATCCACTTTATACGGCAAGGGAAATGGAGCATCAGTTTAATGATGCCAATATTTCGGCTTTGGTCATCCTCGAAAATTTTGCTGAAACCCTCGAAAAAGTGATTGACGATGTGCCTTCACTTAAACATGTTATTGTGGCCAGCATGGGGGATATGCTTGGGGTACTGAAGGGGACAATTGTTAATTTTGTGGTCCGCAAAGTTAAAAAGATGGTTCCCGCTTACCACTTGCCCAAAGCGGTTACTTTCAAGCAGGCCATGAAAGCCGGACAGCAGGCAACGTTCACCCCAGTTCAAATCAAACCGGAGGATATCGCTTTCCTGCAATATACTGGCGGAACTACGGGTCTCTCCAAAGGAGCCAAGCTTTTGCATAAAAATATGCTCGCCAATGCGGAACAGCATGTGCATTGGATGCGCAACCTGCTGGAAGAGCGCACAGAAGTTGTTGTAACGGCCTTGCCGCTATATCATATTTTTGCATTGACGGTTAATTTCATGACCTTCTTTCAGTATGGCTGTAAAAATGTGCTGATTGCGAACCCGAGGGATATGAAAGCCTTCCTCGGGGAATGGAAGAAGCATGATGTTACCATATTTACGGCAGTCAATACCCTTTTCAATGGGATGATGAGCCACCCGATGTTTGATCAGTTGAAGTTCGATAAACTGAAATTATCAATTGGTGGAGGAATGGCCGTGCAGGAGCATGTGGCCACGAAATGGGAAGCAAAAACAGGCGTTGTTTTGCGTGAGGGCTATGGCCTGACCGAATGCTCTCCGGTGGTTTCCTGTCAGCCTTTCCATGATAATATTCGGCAGGGTTCTATCGGGATTCCTTACCCATCCACGGATCTGAAGATTTTAGGGGAGCAGAATGAGGAAATGCCTTTAGGGGAAAGAGGGGAGTTGTGCGTGAAAGGTCCGCAAGTAATGGCGGGCTATTGGAACAACGACAGCGAAACGGCCGAGGTCATGTATGGGGATTATTTACGTACAGGAGATATTGCCTATATTGCCGAAGATGGTTTCGTGTACCTGGTAGACCGAAAAAAGGAGATGATTAATGTTTCTGGCTTCAATGTATTCCCCAATGAAATTGAGGCGGTCATCTCTTCCCATCCTAAAGTGCTGGAGGTAGGCGTTTGTGCGGTCGCTGATGAAAAATCAACGGAGGTGCCAAAAGCCTTTATCGTGAAAAAGGACGACAGCCTAACCGAAGAAGAAATTCGTAGCTACTGCCGTGAACACCTGACGGCCTATAAAAGGCCAAGACATTTTGCCTTCAGGGAGGAGTTGCCAAAGTCGAGTGTTGGGAAAATCATGCGACGATTATTAAAATAA
- the rpsA gene encoding 30S ribosomal protein S1, with the protein MSVDPNEFNWDEIEAGSNGFGVEYSAEKRAEMEAMIEGTMNAVTEKSVVKATVVSISDRDVVLNIGFKSDGLVSAAEFRDTPELSVGDEVDVFVEEQENANGQLVLSRRKAKIVKAWEQIQGALAEDNVIEGVVKRRTKGGLIVDIYGVEAFLPGSQIDVKPIRDFDVYVGKKMEVKVVKINHANDNVVVSHKVLIEKDLEKQKAEILNNLEKGQILEGVIKNMTNFGVFIDLGGVDGLLHITDISWGRINHPEEVLNLDQKVKVVVLDFDEDKKRISLGMKQLTPHPWDSLSEEIQVGSKVKGRIVNVADYGAFLEIIPGVEGLIHVSEMSWSQHLRNPQDFIKIGDEQEAVVLTLDRDDRKMSLGIKQLSEDPWTKGDVLTKYAVGTKHQGVVRNLTNFGLFIELEEGIDGLVHVSDLSWTKKIKHPSEFVKVGETLDVKVLELDVDNRRLALGHKQLEENPWDTFETIFTKGSEHDCTILNKNDKGAVLELPYGIEGFATSRNLVKEDESNLEAGETAKFVVVEFSKDEKRIVLSHTATFKEVAAEAPVKKSAPKKKSAAAAANANVEKDTLGDLDALTALKKKMEGGK; encoded by the coding sequence ATGTCAGTAGATCCTAACGAATTTAATTGGGACGAAATCGAAGCTGGTTCTAACGGTTTCGGTGTTGAATATTCTGCCGAAAAGCGTGCAGAAATGGAAGCGATGATCGAAGGTACGATGAACGCGGTTACAGAGAAATCTGTAGTGAAAGCTACAGTAGTTTCTATCTCTGATCGTGACGTAGTTTTGAACATTGGTTTCAAATCTGATGGTTTGGTGTCAGCGGCTGAATTCCGTGATACTCCAGAATTGTCAGTAGGTGACGAAGTTGATGTTTTCGTTGAAGAGCAAGAAAATGCTAACGGTCAGTTGGTATTGTCTCGTCGCAAAGCGAAAATCGTTAAAGCATGGGAGCAAATCCAAGGTGCTTTGGCTGAAGACAACGTTATCGAAGGTGTTGTTAAGCGCCGTACTAAAGGTGGTTTGATCGTAGATATCTACGGTGTTGAAGCCTTCTTGCCAGGTTCTCAAATCGACGTGAAGCCAATTCGTGACTTCGATGTTTACGTTGGTAAGAAAATGGAAGTAAAAGTTGTGAAAATCAACCACGCTAACGATAACGTAGTTGTATCTCACAAAGTATTGATCGAGAAAGATCTTGAGAAGCAAAAAGCTGAGATTTTGAACAACCTTGAGAAAGGTCAGATCTTGGAAGGTGTAATCAAGAACATGACAAACTTCGGTGTATTCATCGATTTGGGTGGTGTTGATGGTTTGCTTCACATTACAGATATCTCTTGGGGTCGTATCAACCACCCAGAGGAAGTACTTAACTTGGACCAAAAGGTTAAAGTTGTTGTTTTGGACTTCGACGAAGATAAAAAACGTATTTCTTTGGGTATGAAACAATTGACTCCACATCCATGGGATTCTTTGTCAGAAGAAATCCAAGTTGGATCTAAAGTTAAAGGTCGTATTGTAAACGTTGCTGATTACGGTGCATTCTTGGAAATTATCCCAGGTGTAGAAGGTTTGATTCACGTTTCTGAAATGTCATGGTCTCAGCACCTACGCAACCCTCAAGACTTCATCAAAATTGGTGACGAGCAAGAGGCTGTTGTATTGACATTGGATCGCGACGATCGTAAAATGTCTTTGGGTATCAAGCAATTGTCTGAAGATCCATGGACTAAAGGCGACGTATTGACTAAATACGCTGTTGGTACTAAGCACCAAGGTGTTGTTCGTAACTTGACAAACTTCGGTTTGTTCATCGAGTTGGAAGAAGGTATCGACGGTTTGGTACACGTATCTGACTTGTCTTGGACTAAGAAAATCAAACACCCATCAGAATTCGTTAAAGTTGGTGAGACTTTGGACGTTAAAGTTTTGGAATTGGATGTTGATAACCGTCGTTTGGCGCTTGGTCATAAGCAATTGGAAGAGAACCCTTGGGATACTTTCGAGACAATCTTCACAAAAGGTTCAGAGCACGATTGTACTATCTTGAACAAGAACGATAAAGGCGCAGTACTTGAGTTACCTTACGGTATCGAAGGTTTCGCAACTTCTCGTAACTTGGTGAAAGAAGATGAGTCTAACTTGGAAGCAGGCGAAACAGCTAAATTTGTAGTTGTTGAATTCTCTAAAGACGAGAAGCGCATTGTATTGTCTCACACTGCTACTTTCAAAGAAGTTGCTGCTGAGGCTCCAGTTAAAAAATCAGCTCCTAAGAAAAAATCTGCTGCTGCCGCTGCTAACGCAAACGTAGAGAAAGATACTTTGGGTGATTTGGATGCATTGACTGCATTGAAAAAGAAAATGGAAGGTGGTAAATAA
- a CDS encoding S9 family peptidase gives MTKRLFKLLPVLLLIAGSVFAQKKTLDLKTSIVGAYSELYPNYTHQLQWVKGGNDYSFTKENTLYTQGKKGEKAVITLEELQASNSDLSGLKRLPLLQWYNPKTLSFSVGNAYYKLSLENKKAEKWAELPPEAANIEVAPTHDAIAYTLENNLYVLKNGQSVAVTTEKDKAIVSGQVPSRNEFGIEHGAYWSKDGQQLAFYKKDESKVTMYPLVDITTMPAKEMPIRYPMAGQGSEYVQLGVYHLNTQKTVFAQVTGPRDQYITNVTFGPENKFIYCGILDRPQNHVTINRYSLTDGALDKTLFDEKDEKYGQWHHPLYFVPNHPNEFLWVSERDGFEHLYRYNTSGKLLNQVTEGDWMITDFVGFDKSGRKAIVVGTDNFGMDREVYVSDIRKAGQKKITKHSGVYSVKYNKHNQELIATFSSNTEKVTRQESIISLSGKTTQEILKSDNPMDAYQVSKPELFQITAADGQTPLNCRIIKPSNFDPNKKYPVLVYTYNGPGVQLITNRYNAAASTWMYVAAERGYIVFTVDGRGSHNRGKAFKQATWKHLGKAEVADQLKGVEWLKEQPYVNADKMAIHGWSFGGFMTTSLMLKAPGVFKVGVAGGPVMDWKYYEVMYTERYMQTPQTNPEGYAEASLLDKTQNLKDPLLVVIGSVDPVVVPQHSMQFLKNCVDNDVKVDFFSYPMHEHNVRGKNRVHLYQKVLDYIDDHLK, from the coding sequence ATGACTAAAAGACTATTCAAATTACTTCCAGTCTTGCTATTAATTGCTGGAAGTGTGTTTGCTCAGAAAAAGACCCTGGACCTGAAAACGTCCATTGTTGGTGCCTATTCAGAGCTTTATCCAAATTACACCCACCAGCTGCAGTGGGTAAAAGGTGGAAACGATTACAGCTTCACCAAGGAGAACACTTTATATACTCAAGGAAAAAAAGGCGAGAAGGCCGTGATCACCCTTGAGGAATTGCAGGCATCTAACAGCGATCTTTCGGGATTGAAGCGTTTGCCTTTGCTGCAGTGGTACAACCCAAAGACGCTTTCATTTTCCGTAGGCAATGCCTATTACAAACTTTCTTTGGAAAATAAGAAAGCAGAAAAGTGGGCAGAGCTTCCGCCAGAAGCCGCAAATATTGAGGTGGCGCCAACCCACGACGCTATTGCTTACACCCTTGAGAACAATTTGTATGTACTTAAGAATGGCCAGTCGGTAGCAGTTACCACGGAAAAAGACAAAGCAATTGTCAGCGGACAAGTGCCTTCACGTAATGAGTTTGGCATCGAGCATGGCGCTTACTGGTCGAAAGACGGTCAGCAACTGGCCTTTTATAAGAAAGACGAAAGCAAGGTCACCATGTACCCACTCGTGGACATTACCACCATGCCCGCCAAAGAAATGCCCATCCGTTACCCAATGGCAGGACAAGGCAGTGAGTATGTACAGCTAGGGGTTTACCACCTGAATACTCAAAAGACGGTTTTTGCACAGGTTACTGGTCCAAGAGATCAGTACATTACCAATGTTACTTTCGGGCCTGAAAACAAGTTCATCTACTGTGGCATCCTGGATCGTCCGCAGAACCATGTAACGATCAACCGATATTCACTCACCGACGGCGCTTTGGATAAAACGCTTTTCGACGAAAAAGACGAAAAATACGGGCAGTGGCACCACCCATTGTACTTTGTACCGAATCACCCTAACGAATTCCTTTGGGTAAGCGAAAGAGATGGCTTCGAGCACTTATACCGATACAACACTTCAGGCAAGTTATTGAATCAGGTTACTGAAGGCGATTGGATGATTACTGATTTTGTTGGTTTCGATAAATCAGGGCGTAAAGCGATTGTCGTTGGAACAGACAATTTTGGAATGGACCGCGAGGTTTATGTTTCAGATATCCGCAAAGCAGGACAAAAGAAAATCACCAAGCATTCGGGCGTTTACAGCGTAAAATACAATAAGCACAACCAAGAGTTGATCGCTACTTTTTCTTCGAATACAGAGAAAGTCACCCGTCAGGAAAGCATCATTTCATTGAGCGGAAAAACCACTCAGGAGATTTTGAAATCGGACAACCCGATGGATGCTTATCAGGTTTCCAAGCCTGAGCTTTTCCAGATTACTGCTGCTGATGGCCAAACACCACTGAATTGCAGAATCATTAAGCCAAGCAATTTCGACCCGAATAAAAAGTACCCTGTACTGGTTTACACTTATAATGGTCCTGGTGTGCAACTAATCACCAACCGTTATAATGCTGCGGCTTCTACTTGGATGTATGTAGCAGCAGAACGCGGATATATTGTATTTACAGTCGATGGCCGTGGGTCTCACAACCGTGGCAAAGCGTTCAAGCAAGCAACATGGAAGCACTTGGGTAAAGCAGAAGTAGCTGACCAATTGAAAGGTGTGGAATGGTTGAAAGAACAACCTTATGTAAACGCTGACAAGATGGCAATCCACGGATGGTCATTCGGTGGCTTCATGACTACAAGCTTGATGTTGAAAGCACCTGGCGTATTCAAAGTAGGTGTTGCGGGCGGCCCTGTTATGGACTGGAAATATTATGAAGTGATGTACACTGAGCGCTATATGCAAACGCCTCAAACCAACCCAGAAGGTTATGCCGAAGCTTCTTTGCTCGATAAAACACAAAACCTTAAAGACCCTCTTTTAGTGGTTATTGGCTCTGTGGACCCTGTTGTGGTTCCTCAGCACAGTATGCAATTCCTTAAAAATTGTGTGGATAACGACGTGAAAGTAGATTTCTTCAGCTATCCTATGCACGAGCACAATGTAAGGGGTAAAAACCGTGTCCACCTTTACCAAAAGGTATTGGATTACATTGATGACCATCTAAAATAA
- a CDS encoding peptidylprolyl isomerase — MKYSIYLLSLFLGLISCTPYASDEGESYQQWKHIHELQNNRQADSLLIYLQDDHSDIRRMAATALGSVQDPTSINALKSALADKNPQVVSAAAFALGQLHAVQAVPALQSALYRAKEEAVKEEVRMALGKCAENKSAIPILVSSPPTAGTFRGLYYAAVQGNVEIMAQDKAMKALKNEQLPEETRIAAAQLLADYLQPQAQLQKGLELMLAQPMSQEIEVPLIKAFGRIKGTEEVLKSMLTKSLKPNVAVAVIQAIKSGWKREDLPTVQKYLYSPIFTVAQQMAEGTRNADFLAVTEADSIQNEVVKAYFIGQHAPLSVLQPVLDTCQNIYQKAALYRGLAKHEGGFVLLKDALTKADTLAASFVYEAMNLWASKYWAENPLKQTAFNKVMVQALASGDVGAIYYAATFIGKHKESFREFEGQLSAAKAKCVMPRDLEAYNEIEKVLASYQKRKPQFAAPTKKLPIDWQVLSFLPPHPQFEFYTTQGGFVMELYPEKAPTAVTAFMKLWNEQYYTGKTFHRVVPNFVVQGACPRGDGFGGMDWVLPSEFDEHHYSTGMVGLASAGKDTESCQFFVTHQAVPRLDGKYTIFGKVVYGMETINRLGVGDKITKVKLKKK; from the coding sequence ATGAAGTATTCTATCTATCTCCTGTCTCTTTTTTTAGGGCTGATTTCCTGTACACCATATGCCTCCGATGAGGGGGAAAGCTATCAGCAATGGAAACATATTCATGAGTTACAAAATAACCGCCAGGCTGATTCATTGCTGATTTATCTGCAAGATGACCATAGCGATATTCGGCGAATGGCTGCCACAGCGCTTGGAAGTGTTCAGGACCCGACCAGCATCAATGCACTGAAGTCGGCACTGGCCGATAAAAACCCGCAGGTGGTGAGTGCCGCCGCTTTTGCTTTGGGGCAGCTGCATGCAGTGCAAGCCGTACCTGCTTTACAATCGGCATTGTACAGAGCGAAAGAGGAGGCGGTAAAAGAGGAAGTTCGTATGGCATTGGGGAAGTGTGCGGAAAATAAGTCCGCGATTCCAATTTTAGTGTCTTCACCACCTACGGCAGGGACCTTCCGAGGACTGTATTACGCTGCTGTGCAGGGAAATGTGGAGATTATGGCGCAAGACAAAGCCATGAAAGCGCTGAAAAATGAGCAGTTGCCTGAAGAAACAAGAATTGCTGCGGCTCAACTTCTTGCGGACTATCTTCAGCCGCAGGCGCAGTTGCAGAAAGGTTTGGAGCTCATGCTTGCACAACCGATGTCGCAGGAGATTGAGGTGCCGTTGATCAAAGCATTTGGCAGAATAAAAGGGACTGAGGAAGTGCTGAAAAGTATGCTGACCAAAAGCCTGAAGCCCAATGTAGCCGTAGCCGTCATTCAGGCAATAAAGTCAGGCTGGAAAAGGGAAGACCTGCCGACGGTTCAAAAATATTTGTACAGCCCAATATTCACCGTGGCGCAACAAATGGCCGAAGGTACGCGCAATGCAGATTTCCTTGCCGTTACCGAAGCCGACAGTATTCAGAATGAGGTGGTAAAGGCTTATTTTATCGGTCAACACGCCCCACTTTCGGTACTTCAGCCTGTATTGGATACCTGCCAGAATATTTATCAGAAAGCGGCATTATACCGTGGTTTGGCAAAACATGAAGGTGGTTTTGTGTTACTGAAAGATGCCCTGACGAAGGCTGATACGTTGGCGGCTTCATTTGTATATGAAGCGATGAATCTTTGGGCATCAAAATACTGGGCAGAAAATCCGCTCAAGCAAACGGCCTTCAACAAGGTGATGGTGCAGGCGCTGGCATCTGGCGATGTGGGTGCCATTTATTACGCTGCAACCTTCATTGGGAAGCATAAAGAAAGTTTCCGCGAATTTGAAGGACAGCTGTCGGCAGCAAAAGCCAAATGTGTAATGCCGCGTGATCTGGAAGCCTATAATGAAATAGAAAAAGTATTGGCGAGTTATCAGAAGCGTAAGCCACAGTTTGCCGCTCCCACAAAAAAATTACCCATAGACTGGCAAGTGTTGTCTTTTCTGCCGCCACACCCGCAGTTTGAATTTTATACAACCCAGGGTGGCTTTGTTATGGAACTCTATCCTGAAAAGGCACCAACGGCGGTTACGGCTTTCATGAAATTGTGGAATGAGCAATATTATACAGGAAAAACATTCCATCGGGTAGTGCCGAATTTTGTGGTGCAGGGCGCCTGTCCGCGTGGTGATGGTTTTGGCGGAATGGACTGGGTACTTCCTTCTGAATTTGATGAGCACCATTACAGTACAGGCATGGTGGGCTTGGCCTCCGCAGGGAAAGACACGGAAAGCTGTCAGTTTTTTGTTACTCATCAGGCCGTTCCAAGATTGGATGGCAAGTACACGATTTTCGGGAAAGTTGTTTACGGCATGGAAACAATTAACCGATTGGGGGTTGGGGATAAGATTACAAAGGTGAAGCTTAAAAAGAAATAA
- a CDS encoding DMT family protein — MLRKGVLTIVAFILASSLMTFAQYGFLKFKWIHRYGPIGVLLFSWVLALFEYMMLLPGNKIGFVDNGGPFNLMHLKVMWEVIGLSVFALFSVFVFKSESFKWNHLVGFGFLVLSVFFIFKK; from the coding sequence ATGTTAAGAAAAGGGGTTTTAACCATTGTGGCATTTATTCTCGCAAGTTCATTGATGACTTTTGCGCAATATGGGTTTTTAAAATTCAAATGGATTCATCGTTATGGCCCGATAGGGGTGTTGTTGTTCAGTTGGGTTTTGGCATTATTTGAATACATGATGCTGTTGCCAGGGAACAAGATTGGTTTTGTAGATAATGGTGGGCCATTTAATTTAATGCACCTGAAGGTGATGTGGGAGGTTATCGGTTTGTCGGTTTTCGCGCTCTTCTCTGTGTTTGTTTTTAAATCAGAATCCTTCAAGTGGAATCATTTGGTTGGTTTCGGGTTCTTGGTCCTTTCGGTGTTTTTTATTTTCAAGAAATAA
- a CDS encoding OmpW family outer membrane protein gives MMLRFFLVTAFFVFTAFFAEAQRFRMTAQYSMAQPLGTFNDYYPSYSGRGGHFSLEYFIMPEQLSVSLTAGVNDFKLQTSIGTGPGGNIPIGTSTKVFPMMVQANYYLPLDWALKPYVGLGGGQYYFTEEVFVGYDKEEINEGSYFGFVPELGFYHSLTETIELNLGFRYNHVFVEGENLQFLQFNFGLAYRFVKYQY, from the coding sequence ATGATGCTTCGATTTTTTTTGGTTACCGCTTTTTTCGTCTTTACTGCTTTTTTTGCCGAGGCGCAGCGGTTTCGGATGACTGCCCAGTATTCCATGGCGCAACCCCTGGGAACTTTCAATGATTATTACCCGAGTTACAGCGGCCGTGGTGGGCATTTTTCCCTTGAATATTTCATCATGCCCGAGCAGCTAAGTGTAAGCCTGACTGCCGGGGTGAATGATTTTAAATTACAAACCTCCATAGGTACCGGGCCGGGAGGTAATATTCCCATCGGGACTTCCACGAAGGTATTTCCCATGATGGTGCAAGCCAATTATTATCTTCCCCTGGATTGGGCGCTGAAACCTTATGTTGGCCTGGGTGGCGGGCAGTATTATTTTACGGAGGAGGTTTTTGTTGGCTACGACAAGGAGGAGATCAATGAGGGTTCTTACTTCGGTTTTGTGCCCGAACTTGGTTTTTATCATTCCCTGACAGAAACCATTGAGTTGAACTTGGGCTTCCGCTATAATCATGTCTTTGTAGAAGGCGAGAATTTGCAGTTTTTGCAGTTTAACTTTGGGCTGGCATATCGCTTCGTAAAATATCAGTATTAA
- a CDS encoding MmcQ/YjbR family DNA-binding protein encodes MDLESFRTYCLSKKGVEETLPFDEQTLVFKVAGKMFALCNLEDFRGASLKCDPVRALELRADYEEIEGAYHMNKKHWNSVKAVGRVPDVLFMELIDHSYDLVVKGLTKKQRDLLLSM; translated from the coding sequence ATGGATTTAGAATCATTCAGGACGTACTGTTTGTCGAAAAAGGGCGTGGAGGAAACACTGCCTTTCGATGAGCAAACCCTTGTTTTTAAGGTGGCAGGGAAAATGTTTGCGCTGTGTAATCTGGAGGATTTCCGTGGGGCCAGTTTAAAATGTGACCCGGTGCGTGCATTGGAGTTGCGTGCGGATTATGAGGAAATAGAAGGTGCCTACCATATGAATAAGAAGCATTGGAACAGCGTGAAGGCTGTTGGGCGTGTGCCTGATGTCCTTTTTATGGAGCTCATCGATCATTCTTACGATCTTGTAGTGAAAGGCCTCACAAAAAAGCAGCGTGATTTACTGCTTTCGATGTAA
- a CDS encoding GntG family PLP-dependent aldolase, with translation MMKIDLRSDTLTKPTPEMLEAMMNAQVGDDLFDEDPTVHALEEKMAKMFGKEEAMFCPSGTMTNQIAIKLHTQMGDEVICDERSHIYHYETGGMAFNSAVQPALIAGDRGRITAAQVKEKLRPDAFYMPKTALVSLENTANKGGGAIYDLAEIKKIQAVCQQHQLPLHLDGARLFNALVETGETPAEYGACFDTISICLSKGLGAPVGSVLLGSKAHMAKALRIRKVFGGAMRQSGFLAAAGIYALDHHIDQLKEDHRSAKILAEALEGLSFVESVVPPSTNILIFDLKATIDPSAFLAKLEDHGIAAVPFGGQSIRFVTYYDFTDQHLEEAIQRLKKLDI, from the coding sequence ATGATGAAGATTGATTTAAGAAGCGATACGCTCACCAAGCCCACGCCCGAAATGCTTGAGGCCATGATGAACGCGCAAGTAGGTGATGACCTTTTTGATGAAGACCCCACCGTACATGCCCTCGAAGAAAAAATGGCCAAAATGTTCGGTAAAGAAGAGGCGATGTTCTGCCCTTCAGGCACCATGACCAACCAGATTGCCATTAAGCTGCATACCCAAATGGGCGACGAGGTTATTTGCGATGAGCGCTCACATATTTACCATTATGAAACGGGTGGCATGGCATTTAACAGTGCCGTTCAGCCCGCTTTGATTGCCGGCGACCGGGGCAGAATTACCGCAGCGCAGGTTAAGGAAAAATTGCGCCCCGATGCTTTCTACATGCCAAAGACGGCATTGGTTTCTTTGGAAAACACCGCCAACAAAGGTGGGGGTGCAATCTATGATTTGGCGGAAATTAAAAAAATTCAGGCTGTGTGTCAGCAGCACCAATTACCATTGCACCTCGATGGCGCACGCCTTTTCAATGCATTGGTAGAAACGGGAGAAACCCCTGCCGAATACGGAGCGTGCTTCGATACCATCTCTATTTGCCTGTCCAAAGGGCTCGGCGCTCCCGTAGGCTCTGTGCTTTTGGGAAGCAAAGCACATATGGCCAAAGCCTTGCGCATCCGTAAGGTTTTTGGTGGCGCCATGCGACAGTCAGGTTTTTTGGCGGCGGCAGGAATATATGCCCTGGATCATCACATTGACCAATTGAAAGAAGATCACCGAAGTGCAAAAATTTTGGCAGAAGCACTTGAAGGGCTCTCCTTTGTCGAAAGCGTTGTTCCGCCAAGCACCAATATTCTGATTTTCGACCTTAAAGCGACTATTGACCCCAGCGCATTTTTAGCAAAGTTAGAAGACCATGGCATTGCTGCGGTACCGTTCGGCGGGCAGAGCATCCGCTTTGTAACCTATTACGATTTCACAGATCAGCATTTGGAAGAAGCCATTCAACGACTGAAAAAGCTGGACATTTAA